In the genome of Streptomyces pactum, one region contains:
- a CDS encoding FecCD family ABC transporter permease, protein MPLSAGLAAGLLVATLLSASIGAYDIPLGDVLASLRHRAGLGGAALERVPESVLWDVRLPRVVLALLVGAALGCAGTLMQGVFGNPLAEPGVIGVSSGAAVGAAGAIALGLDAFGNWTVTLCAFTAGLLTVSVVYLLSRADGRTEVVTLILTGIAVNAFAGALIGLFIFFADSAELSQITFWQLGSLAQATWPKVLAVLPCAVAGLLLAPRYARRMDLLALGERPARHLGVHVERLRLAVVVLVALLTAAAVAVAGVIGFVGLVVPHVLRMAAGPGHRFLIPAGAAGGALVLVVADLAARTVARPAELPLGVLTALVGSPFFFWLLRRTRRRQGGWA, encoded by the coding sequence GTGCCGCTCTCCGCCGGGCTGGCCGCCGGGCTGCTCGTCGCCACGCTGCTGTCGGCGAGCATCGGCGCGTACGACATCCCGCTCGGCGATGTGCTCGCCTCACTGCGGCACCGGGCCGGACTGGGCGGCGCGGCGCTGGAGCGGGTGCCGGAGAGCGTGCTGTGGGACGTACGGCTGCCCCGGGTGGTGCTGGCGCTGCTGGTGGGGGCGGCGCTGGGCTGCGCCGGCACCCTGATGCAGGGCGTGTTCGGCAACCCGCTCGCCGAACCGGGGGTGATCGGGGTCTCCTCCGGGGCCGCGGTGGGCGCGGCCGGCGCGATCGCGCTGGGGCTGGACGCCTTCGGGAACTGGACGGTGACCCTGTGCGCGTTCACCGCCGGACTGCTCACCGTCTCGGTCGTCTATCTGCTCTCCCGGGCGGACGGCCGGACCGAGGTGGTGACGCTGATCCTCACCGGGATCGCGGTGAACGCCTTCGCCGGCGCGCTGATCGGCCTGTTCATCTTCTTCGCGGACAGCGCGGAGCTGTCCCAGATCACCTTCTGGCAGCTCGGTTCGCTCGCCCAGGCGACCTGGCCGAAGGTGCTGGCGGTGCTGCCGTGCGCGGTGGCCGGGCTGTTGCTCGCGCCCCGGTACGCGCGCCGGATGGACCTGCTGGCGCTCGGCGAGCGGCCCGCCCGGCATCTGGGGGTCCACGTCGAACGGCTCCGGCTGGCGGTGGTGGTGCTGGTCGCGCTGCTCACCGCCGCGGCGGTCGCGGTCGCCGGGGTGATCGGCTTCGTGGGGCTGGTGGTGCCGCATGTGCTGCGGATGGCCGCCGGACCCGGTCACCGCTTCCTGATCCCGGCCGGCGCGGCGGGCGGCGCGCTGGTGCTGGTGGTCGCCGACCTGGCGGCGCGGACCGTGGCGCGCCCCGCTGAACTGCCGCTGGGGGTGCTGACCGCGCTGGTCGGCAGCCCGTTCTTCTTCTGGCTGCTACGGCGGACCCGCCGCCGGCAAGGAGGCTGGGCGTGA
- a CDS encoding heme ABC transporter ATP-binding protein, whose amino-acid sequence MRTFPRGLTGTRAPLPPAPPGPGTVYAEAAGLEVRLGGRTVLSGVGLQVVTGQVLALVGPNGAGKSTLLAALAADLPATAGEVRVAGRPVAGWTPRELALRRAVLPQTAVLSFPFTAEEVVRMGRAPWAGLPAADEDEPVVREAMARTEVAALAARPFGALSGGERARVALARVLAQRAPLLLLDEPTAALDLRHQELALRVCRERAAAGDAVVVVLHDLGLAAAYADRIAVLRHGRVAADGPPARVLEPGLLSAVYRQPVEVLRHPRTGGPLVLPHRD is encoded by the coding sequence ATCCGCACCTTCCCCCGGGGCCTGACCGGTACCCGCGCCCCCCTGCCGCCGGCCCCGCCCGGACCGGGGACGGTGTACGCGGAGGCAGCCGGCCTGGAGGTGCGGCTGGGCGGCCGGACGGTGCTGTCCGGAGTCGGTCTTCAGGTCGTCACCGGTCAGGTGCTGGCCCTGGTCGGCCCCAACGGCGCCGGCAAGTCCACCCTGCTCGCCGCGCTCGCCGCCGACCTGCCCGCCACCGCCGGCGAGGTGCGCGTGGCCGGCCGGCCGGTCGCCGGCTGGACGCCCCGGGAGCTGGCACTGCGCCGGGCGGTGCTTCCCCAGACCGCGGTGCTCTCCTTCCCCTTCACCGCCGAGGAGGTGGTGCGGATGGGGCGCGCGCCGTGGGCGGGCCTGCCCGCCGCGGACGAGGACGAGCCGGTGGTGCGGGAGGCGATGGCCCGCACCGAGGTGGCGGCGCTCGCGGCACGTCCGTTCGGCGCGCTCTCCGGCGGCGAACGCGCCCGGGTCGCGCTGGCCAGGGTGCTCGCCCAGCGGGCACCGCTGCTGCTGCTCGACGAGCCGACCGCCGCGCTGGACCTGCGCCACCAGGAACTGGCACTGCGGGTCTGCCGGGAGCGGGCGGCGGCCGGGGACGCGGTCGTGGTGGTGCTGCACGACCTGGGGCTGGCCGCCGCGTACGCGGACCGGATCGCGGTGCTGCGGCACGGCCGGGTGGCCGCCGACGGGCCGCCGGCGCGGGTCCTGGAGCCGGGTCTGCTCTCCGCCGTCTACCGGCAGCCGGTGGAGGTGCTGCGCCACCCGCGCACCGGAGGGCCGCTGGTCCTGCCCCACCGCGACTGA
- a CDS encoding heme/hemin ABC transporter substrate-binding protein produces the protein MTALAVLLTAAGCGDGAGRDQDTERRAARTPDRVEPLTGTPAPKLPATVRSADGRTVTVTSADRVVPLTGALSEVVFTLGLGGRVVGRDTTATFEQARALPLVTRAHDVSAESVLSLRPTLVLAESVNGPREAIAQIRDAGVPLVVLDPVKNLSDVGPRIETVAAALGVEGAGDRLADRTRQRLAKVRAAIPRHAGRPRVAFLYLRGSASVYLLGGADSGATSLLEAAGAVDAGADSGLEKDFTPLTSEALAAAAPDAILVMAKGLDSVGGVDGLLKVPGVAQTPAGMDRRVVTVDDGVLLNYGPRTDQVLATVVEQLYGTSGTARDAA, from the coding sequence ATGACCGCGTTGGCGGTGCTGCTCACCGCGGCCGGCTGCGGCGACGGGGCCGGCCGCGACCAGGACACGGAGCGCCGGGCCGCACGGACGCCGGACCGGGTGGAGCCCCTCACCGGCACCCCCGCCCCGAAGCTGCCCGCGACGGTGCGCTCCGCCGACGGGCGGACCGTGACGGTGACCTCCGCCGACCGGGTGGTGCCGCTGACCGGCGCCCTGTCCGAGGTGGTGTTCACCCTGGGGCTGGGCGGCCGGGTCGTCGGCCGGGACACCACCGCGACCTTCGAACAGGCCCGGGCCCTGCCGCTGGTGACCCGGGCCCACGACGTGTCGGCGGAGAGCGTGCTCTCGCTGCGGCCCACGCTGGTGCTCGCCGAGTCAGTCAACGGACCGCGGGAGGCGATCGCGCAGATCCGGGACGCGGGGGTGCCGCTCGTCGTCCTGGACCCGGTGAAGAACCTCTCCGACGTCGGGCCGCGGATCGAGACGGTGGCGGCGGCGCTGGGCGTGGAGGGGGCCGGGGACCGGCTCGCGGACCGCACCCGGCAGCGGCTGGCGAAGGTCCGCGCCGCCATCCCCCGGCACGCCGGCCGGCCGCGGGTGGCCTTCCTCTATCTGCGCGGCTCGGCCTCGGTCTACCTGCTCGGCGGCGCCGACTCCGGCGCCACCTCGCTGCTGGAGGCCGCCGGGGCGGTGGACGCGGGCGCCGACTCCGGGCTGGAGAAGGACTTCACCCCGCTCACCAGCGAGGCACTCGCCGCGGCCGCGCCCGACGCGATCCTGGTGATGGCGAAGGGACTGGACTCGGTGGGCGGCGTGGACGGCCTGCTGAAGGTGCCCGGGGTGGCCCAGACCCCGGCCGGGATGGACCGCCGGGTGGTCACGGTGGACGACGGGGTCCTCCTCAACTACGGGCCGCGCACCGATCAGGTGCTGGCCACCGTGGTGGAGCAGCTGTACGGGACCTCCGGCACGGCCCGGGACGCGGCATGA